The Mannheimia pernigra sequence AAACACTTCTACCATCGCTTTCGCATTTTTTACAACTTGTTGTTGGTAAGCTTTAAATTCAGGTTCCAAAGCTTCTTTAAAGCAAACAGCTTTTGCCGCAATAACGTGCATTAATGGACCGCCTTGACCTGCGGGGAATACCGCAGATTGCAATTTTTTATACATTTCTTCATCGCCAGATGCCGATAAAATTAAACCACCACGAGGACCAGCTAATGTTTTATGCGTTGTAGTGGTAACAACGTGTGCATATGGAAGCGGGTTTGGATAAACACCAGCCGCAATTAAGCCTGCAACATGTGCCATATCCACAAATAAGTAAGCCCCTACTTCATCAGCAATCTCACGCATTTTTGCCCAATCAATCAATTGGGAATACGCAGAGAAACCTGCCACAATCATTTTAGGTTTAACTTCTTGTGCTTGTTTACGCAAAGCATCGTAATCGATGAAACCTTCAGCAGTAATGCCATATTGCTCTGCTTTATAGACTTTACCAGAGAAACTAACGGAAGCTCCGTGGGTTAAATGACCACCATGAGCTAAACTCATACCTAAAATGGTATCGCCTGGATTTAATAATGCCATATATACAGCAGCATTTGCTTGTGAGCCAGAATGTGGCTGTACGTTAGCATAATCTGCACCAAATAATTCTTTTGCACGGTCAATTGCTAACTGTTCAATAATATCTACATATTCACAACCGCCATAATAACGTTTATTAGGATAACCTTCTGCATATTTATTGGTTAATTGTGAGCCTTGAGCTTGCATTACACGTGGGCTTGCGTAGTTTTCTGACGCAATTAACTCAATATGCTCTTCTTGACGGCGATCTTCATTTTGAATAGCCTGCCATAAAACAGCATCATAATCTGCGATATTCATATCACGTTTTAACATTGTTGGACTCCTTTAAAGCTTAAGTAAACGTTTGCGTAAGTTAAATTGCTATTATTTTACGCATTTTTAAGGCTAATGGATAGTATTTATTTCCGCAGTCAGGTGAATTATAAAGCTAATGGAGTTAGTAGCATATTTACCAATTTTTTGAAAAAATGACCGCTTGTTAGAGTGATACTATTAAGTCATCTCTTTTTTTAAAAGTAGAATTTAACTATTTTTTATTTATATTATTCCATCGCTAATTTATACTAGTATAATAAGAATTAATGAATAATTGGAATATTAAATTTCAATAAAAACTTTGACTTGTCTGGA is a genomic window containing:
- the glyA gene encoding serine hydroxymethyltransferase, whose product is MLKRDMNIADYDAVLWQAIQNEDRRQEEHIELIASENYASPRVMQAQGSQLTNKYAEGYPNKRYYGGCEYVDIIEQLAIDRAKELFGADYANVQPHSGSQANAAVYMALLNPGDTILGMSLAHGGHLTHGASVSFSGKVYKAEQYGITAEGFIDYDALRKQAQEVKPKMIVAGFSAYSQLIDWAKMREIADEVGAYLFVDMAHVAGLIAAGVYPNPLPYAHVVTTTTHKTLAGPRGGLILSASGDEEMYKKLQSAVFPAGQGGPLMHVIAAKAVCFKEALEPEFKAYQQQVVKNAKAMVEVFKQRGFDVVSNGTENHLFLVSFVKQGLTGKAADAALGAANITVNKNSVPNDPQKPFITSGIRVGSPSVTRRGFKEQDVVALASWMCDVLESIGKDNHEQVIAETKAKVLDICKRLPVYA